The DNA sequence GTGCAATTCGTCGTACGAAGCGAAGAGCTGCAGGCGCAGGCGCTGGCCTTCGCACAAAAGCTGACCCGCGGTGCGCCACTGGCCATTCGCTATACGAAGCAGGCGGTGAACAAGCTGGTCAAGGACGCATTGAACGTCGCGTTCGATACATCGACGGCGCTCGAGATCGTCACTTTCCAGAGCGAAGATCACGCCGAGGCCCTGGCCGCTCTTCGCGAGAGACGCAAGCCGCAATTCCGCGGGCGTTGAGAGCCGGGCAAGAGCCGAGCCCGGCATCGAAGGCTTCAGCGCTCCGCCAGGAGTAACGCGCGAGAGATGAGATCGAACGGGAGGACAGCATGGATTTCTATGAGACGATGAAGACGCTGAGGGCCGTGCGGCGCCTACGGCCCGATCCCATCCCCGACGCCGTGTTGCGGCGGGTCCTCGAGGCTGCCACCTATGCGCCGAGCGGTGGCAATGTGCAGCCGTGGCGAATCGTCGTCGTTGCGGACGAGGACAAGAAACGGACACTCGGCACCCTGTATTCGGCGCGTTGGAAAGCCTATAGCTCGGGGCATCGCGCACTCCTGAAGGACGCACCCGAACCGGTCCGAGAGAAGAACGAGCGGATGATCGGCGCGGGGGACTACCTGGCCGATCACTTTGCCGAAACGCCTGCCGTACTGGTGCAATGTTTCAATCCGAACGGCCTTGCGGTGACGGACAAGGATCTGGATCGGCTCTCGGTCGTCGGCGGCGCCTCGATCTATCCCGCGATCCAGAACCTGCTCCTCGCTTGCCGCCATGAAGGTCTCGGCTGCGTACTCACCACGCTGCTCTGCGAGGTGGAGAGCGAAGTGCGGGAGCTTCTCGAAATTCCTGATCCCTGGTGCACGGCTGCGGCGGTTCCGGTGGGCTATCCGGTCGGGCGCGGGCATGGACCCGTCTCGAGGCGGCCCGTCGAGAAGATGGTCTTTGCAGATCGCTGGGGAGATGCCTACTAGAGTGGCTCGTTCGTTCTCGGCCTCGAGGCGCGCTCCGCGACCGATCGTTACGATTTCGCCATGGCAACCATGCGTTCCGGGCAGGCTCTCGGCAATGAGGTGGAAGACAGCATCACGCCCCATCGCCCTGCGCGAGCGCGGCACCCATTCTGGATCACCAGGCTTGGTGTTGTAGCGTTCGGGCTGGCGCTGGCCGGTTGCATCACGGCTGCCGGGGAACAGGAGAGAGTCGCCATGTCTTCAGAACCCAACCGGGCCGTCGTCGCGGAGGGCCTTGGCCGCCTTCCACAGTTCTCCCATGCCACGGTGGCAGGTGATCTCATCTTCGTATCGGGGACCCTGGGCACGATCGGAGACGCCTTCAACCTGGCTGCCGGTGGCACAGGACCGCAGACGGCCCAGACGCTCCGGAACATCGAGACCATCCTGCAGGCGGCCGGTGCCAGCCTCCAGGATGTCGTCAAGGTGAGCGTCTACCTGGCGGATATGAGCACCTTCGGGGAAATGAACGAGGCCTACGGCGCGTTCTTCCCCACGGATCCCCCGGCTCGGATCACGGTCGGCGGCGCGGTGCTTGCGCTGGGTGCGGCCGTGGAGATCGAGTGCGTTGCGCGGCGTGTTCCCTAGCCACTAGCGCGCCTACCCCATCATCGATACCGATCGTCCGCTGATCATCGGGGTACCGGCGAACGGAATGCCCCGAAACGCCCCAGCGGCGGAGATCCGGGCAAGATCGTTACCCTTCGCCCTCCCGTGAGCGAGGACGCTTTGAAGAAACCGTACCCGGACGTTCCGAACCCGACCGGGTGCGAGCCAGGCTTCTCGTTTCCTTTCTCGTCAACTAACGAGAACCGTCCGAGAAGGCGCGCGAGTTGAGCGAGCAGCCAAGCACGTGGGCCTCCCTTCGAGCCGCCTGGCCTCTGCTGTTGGCGTGCTTCGTGATCGAGTTCGTGGTCATCGGAGGCGGGATCGACACGGTGAGTGTCTTCCTGAACGAGCTTTCCTCCAGTGAGGGATGGTCTCGCCAGGGGCTCTCGACCGGGATCGCGGTAGGCGCGGTCACTGCAGGGCTCGTGACGCCGGGTGTCGGATGGATGGTCGACCGATACGGTGTGCGGGTTCCCATCACGATCGGAACGGCCTTTCTGGCCGGGGGCTTCGGGGTGCTGATCGGCATGAGCGAACCGTGGCACTTCGTGGTTGCGAACCTCCTCCTTGGTCCGGGGTTCGCGTTCGGTGCCATGTTGCCGGTCACGGTGGCGGTGACAGTCCTGGTGCCCCATCGCACCGCGTTGGCACTCGGCAT is a window from the bacterium genome containing:
- a CDS encoding nitroreductase family protein, translated to MDFYETMKTLRAVRRLRPDPIPDAVLRRVLEAATYAPSGGNVQPWRIVVVADEDKKRTLGTLYSARWKAYSSGHRALLKDAPEPVREKNERMIGAGDYLADHFAETPAVLVQCFNPNGLAVTDKDLDRLSVVGGASIYPAIQNLLLACRHEGLGCVLTTLLCEVESEVRELLEIPDPWCTAAAVPVGYPVGRGHGPVSRRPVEKMVFADRWGDAY
- a CDS encoding RidA family protein produces the protein MATMRSGQALGNEVEDSITPHRPARARHPFWITRLGVVAFGLALAGCITAAGEQERVAMSSEPNRAVVAEGLGRLPQFSHATVAGDLIFVSGTLGTIGDAFNLAAGGTGPQTAQTLRNIETILQAAGASLQDVVKVSVYLADMSTFGEMNEAYGAFFPTDPPARITVGGAVLALGAAVEIECVARRVP